Sequence from the uncultured Flavobacterium sp. genome:
CCTTCGGCTACACGCGCAGCTATTTGTGCGTCACCTCCCATTGGTCCCGAAAGCATTCTTTTTACCTTAAAACCGGCATTTACAGCCTTACTTCCGGTAGTTCCTGTAGCAATCAATTTGATATTTTCTTTAAGAAGAAGTGTTTTGTTTTTATTTAAAAACTGAACCATATCTGCCTTCTTGCCGTCGTGAGCTATAATAGCAATTTCTATCATTTACGTTTATTTATTGATTAGCAACGTGATAAGCAATTAATCCATCAATAGGTCTTCTTAAAACATTCCCTAATTGAAGTTCGTATTTATTAAATGTTTCTTGTAATTCATCTTTTAGATAAAAAGCAATAGAACCAACAAAATGAACTGGAATCTCTTTGCAATTATCGTATTGCTTAATGTAATTTTTAACGAAAGATTTCATCCCTTTGAAGATGATTTTTCTACAAAATTCAGTGTCTTTATGTTTGATTAAGAACTTCGCAAAAGTAGCTAAATAAGCATTTGGATTTGGTTCTTTATATAATTTATTCTTGATGAAATCAGGATCTAAATCATATTCTTTTTCAAATTCAACTGCCAATTCTTTAGGCATTTTATTGAAATAATATTTTCTGATTAATTCTTTTCCAAAAACATTTCCACTACAATCATCCATAGCGATATACCCTAATGATTGAACTTTTTGATGCAATACTTTTCCATCAAAATAACTGCAGTTAGATCCTGTTCCTAATATACTTACTATTGCTTCTTCTCCTTTTGGAGTCGTTGCATAAACAGCAGCATATGTATCTTCATGAACTTCTACAATTGCATTAGAAAAATATTCCTGAAAGATTTGTGACAAAGCCAACTTCATTCTATCAGTTCCACAACCTGCTCCGTAAAAGAACAAATGTGAAGCATTTTTTTTGTTTTGC
This genomic interval carries:
- a CDS encoding methylglyoxal synthase, producing the protein MEIAIIAHDGKKADMVQFLNKNKTLLLKENIKLIATGTTGSKAVNAGFKVKRMLSGPMGGDAQIAARVAEGKTQMVFFFKDPLASHAHEVDINMLIRVCDVHNVPLATNEASAQLLLNAVALQL
- a CDS encoding N-acetylglucosamine kinase, with protein sequence MKLIVDSGSTKADWIAIDDNGKVLFTTQTLGLNPEILDGPEIIERLNDRFDILQNKKNASHLFFYGAGCGTDRMKLALSQIFQEYFSNAIVEVHEDTYAAVYATTPKGEEAIVSILGTGSNCSYFDGKVLHQKVQSLGYIAMDDCSGNVFGKELIRKYYFNKMPKELAVEFEKEYDLDPDFIKNKLYKEPNPNAYLATFAKFLIKHKDTEFCRKIIFKGMKSFVKNYIKQYDNCKEIPVHFVGSIAFYLKDELQETFNKYELQLGNVLRRPIDGLIAYHVANQ